acctttaaaaccctacatgctttgggtccaggctatctgcgggattgccttctcccatacaatccaccccgcacactcagggaAAAATCTActccagctagcaaaaactagattaacaactgttacccagaggaccttctcttctactgTTCCCAGATGGTGAAATGGCCTGTcgaaggagactcatcaacttgacagtgtactagcatttaagaaagctataaagactgatctcttccggcaggcctatccagtggaattttaagacgtttttagaatgtttttaggatgtttttaacaatgtatattatgttttaattgagcattatgtattttatcgtttattgttgttccccaccttgatcagaattattattattattattgttatgaaAATGGCTTTGACTGGCTCAAAATACATCTAAAAACTCAGAAATACCAGAAACCCCACAGCAGGGAACTGCCCCAGCCAAACAACGCCTATATCTCAGGGCAAATACATATGGAAAAACAGCTCAGTGTCACAGCGCCATTTGCTACTTTGCCTCAAGGCAGCACAATGTCTTGAGACCATTTTTGTCACAGTCTAGCATTTACTGTTATTGAATCTAAATAGATTTTAATCTAGTTACGTGTGAGTCTCCAGCCTGAACTCCACGTGGAGCAGTCTAGGGGCCTGCCTTCAAACTCAACCCCTGCTTTGAATCTGAATTCCCACCAGAACCACATGCTTGGGATTCAGCTACCACctgtctgtcactgcctcctgGAACACAACAGTTTAGGGGAAACGAACAGTTCATGCCTTACCCACTTCTCGCAAACTCAGCCCAGTATCCCATCATTCTGCGGCTCAGTGCAACATCAACGTCTGTTTGGTTTCCCCCCAGCACAGTTGCCAGTGTTCCAAACAAGTAAGGCACCTCAGCTCCATGGGGTGTCCCCATCCACTCAGGCCACTTAGAGCGAGGCGTGTGGCGTTGGAAGGAATACACATACACAGGACTCCCAGCTTCGGCCATCTTGGAAGCAATTTCAGCCAATGGACACACAAAAGAGGTGTCCCTAAAAATATGAGACAAAACCCGAGGGAAGGATTTTGCCCCTTGGCCACTGTCATTGTACTTCAGTGCTATAGTCCTGACAGTACCTTCATCAAGCGTTGCTGAACTGAACCGTCCAACAACCTCTTCCAAGGTTAGCATCTTATCATTAGTTCTGAGCATAGGAAGCAAAATCAATACAAAGATAGAGCCCTCATCAAGAGTGACACCAGTGAGAACTGGTTTAGCTTGAATAGCTCCACTCTGCAGAAGCGTCCAGGGTTCATCTGAGAGGAACTCCCCATCTGTTGTTACTGAAGAGAGGCCACTCATACTGGACAACTCTTCGTGCCCAATATTGTTCCCCTGTAGGCAGCTCACCAAGGAACTCTGATTTTGTTCAGGACACCCCAACAAGAAGCCAACATTTATGGCATCAGATTTAGCAACTTCAGGATCCTTCCAAGCCCAGTGAGCATTGGGAGCTCCACTCTGGAGCACAGCATGGGCAAAAAGGGGTTGGCTTGCTGGTGACAGCAGATGGTAACCCACCGAGGCCCCTCCAGCACTGTGGCCAAAGAGAGTCAACAGAGCTGGATCACCGCCAAAGACCGCTGCGTTCTCCTTGACCCACTTCAGAGCCAGCCATTGGTCCCACAAGCCAGCATTTCCTGGAGCATCTGGTGGAAAGTACAGAAAACCCAGAATCCCCAAGCGGTAGTTCATGGAGGCCACGATGACATTCTCCGTAGCAGCTAAGAATGCTCCATTGTAGATATCTAGTGAGGCTGCTCCAATGATAAACCCCCCACCATGGATCCAAACCAGGATGGGAACAGGCTTCGAGGGCCGTGGATGAGGCACCCAAATGTTGAGAAAGAGGCAGTCCTCAGAAAGTGATGTGTTGGCAGCCCATAAGGCTGCATCAGGGATCTTAGTACTATCTTCCTGGGAACAAGGGTTGCCGTAAGTGGTGGCCTCCAAGACATGGCTCCATGGCTGATGTGGGTGGGGCCTCTGGAAACGCAGTTTCCCCACAGGGGGCTCAGCATAGGGGATGCCCAGATAGGCCATCACAGAGCCAGAGCCAGCCGGGACTTGCTTGCCTTTAACTGGGCCACTGCTGGTCACCACCACAgtgtcatcttcaaaggcagacatTGAAGTCAgtaggcagaggaagaggaagaggggacccatgaaggaaggaagaatacCAGGCATAGTAGCTGTGGCTGAAAGAAAAAAGAGTTGTTAAAAAGATGCAGTGTATTTTTTCTTTAATGATGCCTCCTCCAAACAAACTGTCCAAAAGCAAGACTTGGGAAGGCGAGGAACGTCACTGTGTTACAGGAAAAACAGCTAAAATCTTGTGGCACTGGTTCAAATAGTAATGACAGAAGCCTGCAAATGTGGGCTCTCTGTGAACATACATATCCACTGCCCTACACTGTCAATTCA
This window of the Elgaria multicarinata webbii isolate HBS135686 ecotype San Diego chromosome 3, rElgMul1.1.pri, whole genome shotgun sequence genome carries:
- the LOC134396877 gene encoding cholinesterase-like, giving the protein MPGILPSFMGPLFLFLCLLTSMSAFEDDTVVVTSSGPVKGKQVPAGSGSVMAYLGIPYAEPPVGKLRFQRPHPHQPWSHVLEATTYGNPCSQEDSTKIPDAALWAANTSLSEDCLFLNIWVPHPRPSKPVPILVWIHGGGFIIGAASLDIYNGAFLAATENVIVASMNYRLGILGFLYFPPDAPGNAGLWDQWLALKWVKENAAVFGGDPALLTLFGHSAGGASVGYHLLSPASQPLFAHAVLQSGAPNAHWAWKDPEVAKSDAINVGFLLGCPEQNQSSLVSCLQGNNIGHEELSSMSGLSSVTTDGEFLSDEPWTLLQSGAIQAKPVLTGVTLDEGSIFVLILLPMLRTNDKMLTLEEVVGRFSSATLDEGTVRTIALKYNDSGQGAKSFPRVLSHIFRDTSFVCPLAEIASKMAEAGSPVYVYSFQRHTPRSKWPEWMGTPHGAEVPYLFGTLATVLGGNQTDVDVALSRRMMGYWAEFARSGNPTGSKLKEAQWPPYNSTEQKFFHISVEAPQVKQLSPDPYCDFLATQLFNAIRTKKSQEESVPPILKKDLKNKMRT